A section of the Acropora muricata isolate sample 2 chromosome 4, ASM3666990v1, whole genome shotgun sequence genome encodes:
- the LOC136914597 gene encoding uncharacterized protein, protein MKKETTRLIVRGMLFALYLAMGMIVFRVLEAPNEQQGILKAKKAIAHVLTKCNISQQELRKLVEIITEAEHWGFTTGWLEKWSYTGALFFSGTVITTIGYGHFAPRTFPGRLFCMIYALFGIPITWLMLTSLGKKIAEGIGLSLQNRGQHPDDKLYNVFCLMFAMVLALFVMTIIALVGMIAEHWTFFEGIYFAFISLTTIGFGDFVPTHPNFDPHKKEHSSLIISLFILFCFLLFSFGLAVNSSVLLSIRKIMDDKAIFGFQSIYSSETDEEDEAEEELRAKDFRGKNRLSLRRKGMCLADGPKNLVVQIGMFLAYILLGALVFQALESRNEEKERETMLEARIHFQKKYNISHADMQTFVNKIEEIVDHGFSQHWMKRWTILGSLFFAGTVVTTIGYGHVTPCTNAGRIFCILYALVGIPLTWLMLSTLAKQINEWIGRALKCCYERFLRRKPTGIGLKTASITLMISIMMILIIALFGCYLEGWRYIDGVYFGFITLTTIGFGDFVPLHPSPSRDPAGYPAHVLIFTIMSIIYFTIGLAIVSSVLLSIRNAMEERSLNGFHMLRETEDD, encoded by the exons atgaaaaaggaaacaacaagATTGATCGTACGAGGAATGTTATTTGCGCTTTATCTCGCTATGGGTATGATTGTGTTCAGAGTACTAGAAGCACCAAATGAACAACAAGGTATATTAAAAGCTAAGAAAGCAATCGCTCATGTGTTGACAAAGTGCAATATCAGTCAACAAGAACTGAGAAAATTAGTGGAAATTATCACAGAAGCGGAACATTGGGGCTTTACGACTGGTTGGTTGGAAAAATGGAGTTACACAGGCGCCTTATTCTTTTCTGGAACAGTTATAACTACCATAG GTTATGGCCATTTTGCCCCAAGGACTTTTCCAGGTCGTCTCTTCTGCATGATATACGCCTTATTTGGAATACCAATCACGTGGTTAATGCTTACGTCACTCGGAAAAAAGATAGCCGAGGGCATTGGCCTTTCGTTGCAAAACAGAGGACAGCACCCTGATGATAAATTGTACAATGTTTTCTGCCTGATGTTTGCCATGGTGCTGGCGCTGTTTGTTATGACTATTATCGCATTAGTTGGTATGATAGCTGAACACTGGACATTCTTCGAAGGAATTTACTTCGCTTTTATAAGCTTGACTACCATAGGATTTGGAGATTTTGTACCCACGCATCCCAACTTCGATCCCCACAAAAAGGAACATTCCTCCCTCATCATATCGTTGTTCATcttattttgtttcttgttgttttcgttCGGATTGGCGGTAAATTCAAGCGTCTTGCTCTCGATAAGAAAAATTATGGACGACAAAGCTATCTTTGGCTTTCAGTCGATCTACAGCAGCGAGACGGACGAAGAGGACGAAGCCGAGGAAGAACT GAGAGCAAAGGATTTTAGGGGGAAAAACCGCCTTAGCTTGCGCAGAAAAGGAATGTGCCTAGCGGATGGACCGAAAAATCTTGTTGTACAAATCGGAATGTTTCTGGCCTATATCCTTTTAGGAGCTCTAGTCTTTCAAGCTTTGGAATCGCGCAATGAAGAAAAAGAACGAGAAACGATGTTGGAAGCGCGAATTCACTTTCAAAAAAAGTACAATATAAGCCACGCCGACATGCAGACCTTCGTGAACAAGATCGAGGAGATAGTAGACCACGGCTTCAGCCAGCACTGGATGAAGAGATGGACGATACTGGGCTCCCTTTTCTTTGCCGGTACAGTTGTCACGACAATAG GTTATGGCCACGTGACTCCCTGTACCAATGCGGGTCGAATATTTTGCATTCTATACGCCTTAGTTGGAATACCGCTTACATGGCTCATGTTATCAACACTGGCGAAGCAGATCAATGAGTGGATCGGCCGCGCGTTAAAATGCTGTTACGAGCGATTCCTCCGAAGAAAACCCACAGGAATAGGGTTAAAAACTGCTTCAATTACTTTGATGATAAGCATAATGATGATTTTAATCATAGCTCTGTTTGGTTGTTATCTCGAAGGATGGCGCTACATAGACGGAGTTTATTTCGGATTTATAACCCTCACGACAATCGGTTTCGGGGATTTTGTCCCGCTTCACCCATCCCCCAGCCGCGATCCCGCGGGTTACCCAGCGCACGTGCTAATATTTACGATCATGAGCATAATCTACTTCACTATCGGCTTAGCCATAGTATCCAGTGTTTTGCTGTCAATCAGAAATGCAATGGAAGAGAGGTCGCTGAATGGATTTCACATGCTTAGGGAAACTGAGGATGACTAA
- the LOC136914596 gene encoding carbohydrate sulfotransferase 11-like, which produces MTLLGLRIFRCRRKLRRKQWLAGVLLAISTFLITQVIKEASRSKTSASSVVEESRHHQVDHAKRQQDRLQSIREYCKNSKNNSDIVHTFPLQRNLFNFVVSEKYKFIICYVPKTGASQWKRALINILANHSVQSDPDTISLFDYDIFTFLNKYNPRKRQAMLKTYAAFFFVREPFERLLSAFRDKFETYTTSLYSQLGREIVGKLRKSSESKNSNKLPSFDEFTEYLSTLPDNLQWDMHWRPIHQVCYPCAIDYDYVGHFETVKEDADYILQQLKLDKMAEFPSFSGSNTSKRLTKYYSQIPRKRIEKLIEIYRPDFDMFNYDFPDEIMALLNDRP; this is translated from the exons ATGACATTATTGGGGTTACGAATCTTTCGCTGCCGTCGAAAATTGAGACGCAAACAGTGGCTCGCTGGTGTCCTACTTGCAATTTCGACTTTCCTGATAACACAAGTGATCAAGGAAG CGTCCAGGAGCAAAACCTCTGCATCCTCCGTGGTAGAAGAATCACGTCACCACCAA GTTGATCATGCAAAGAGGCAACAGGACCGACTCCAAAGCATCCGAGAGTACTGCAAGAACTCCAAAAATAATTCAGACATCGTCCACACGTTCCCATTACAAAGAAATCTGTTCAACTTCGTTGTTAGCGAGAAGTACAAGTTCATAATTTGTTATGTGCCAAAAACTGGAGCAAGTCAATGGAAGCGTGCACTCATAAATATTCTTGCAAATCACTCTGTTCAATCAGACCCTGACACAATCAGTTTATTTGACTACGACATCTTCacatttctaaacaaatataaCCCGCGAAAGAGGCAAGCGATGCTTAAAACCTATGCAGCATTCTTCTTTGTCAGGGAACCTTTTGAACGACTTCTATCTGCGTTCAGGGACAAATTTGAAACTTATACCACGTCACTATATTCACAACTGGGTCGAGAAATTGTCGGCAAACTACGGAAATCCTCAGAAAGCAAGAATAGCAATAAGTTGCCTTCGTTCGATGAATTTACTGAATATCTCAGCACTTTGCCAGATAATCTACAATGGGATATGCACTGGCGTCCAATTCATCAGGTTTGCTATCCTTGTGCTATTGATTATGATTATGTTGGGCACTTTGAAACCGTGAAGGAAGATGCCGACTACATTCTACAACAGTTGAAGTTGGACAAGATGGCAGAATTTCCGTCGTTTAGTGGTTCGAATACCTCCAAGAGGCTCACGAAATATTATTCGCAAATTCCACGTAAACGGATTGAAAAACTGATAGAGATATACCGACCTGACTTCGACATGTTTAACTACGATTTTCCCGATGAGATCATGGCTCTTCTCAACGACAGGCcttga